The nucleotide window ACGGCCAGGGTGAGCAGCATGTTCCGGCTCCGCCAAGCCACCAGCACCGCCAAGGCGGCGGCCAGGGGCCGCCCGTTCTCCGGCGGCAGGGCAAAGGCCGATTCCGGGGCTCCTCGACGCCGCAAATGGAATTCGCATAGTCTTTGCGGAGACTGAGTGCCCGGTCTCGGGCTGTCCCTGATCCCCACGTTTTGAGGTCCCGCATGCAGAGCAAGGACATCCTCGCCCTCGGTC belongs to Thiohalorhabdus denitrificans and includes:
- a CDS encoding AzlD domain-containing protein, yielding MRRRGAPESAFALPPENGRPLAAALAVLVAWRSRNMLLTLAVGMVSLWLLEWLL